The Corvus cornix cornix isolate S_Up_H32 chromosome 26, ASM73873v5, whole genome shotgun sequence nucleotide sequence atggatacaTGGGTACATGGAGGTTGGATGGGAGGATGGATTCATGGGTACATGGACGGATGGTGGATGGATACATGGGtggatgaatggatggatgaTGGTGAGGTGAAGGCAGGAGGGTTGGcctggatgcagggatggaggctgGGACAGAAGGACAAGGACAAAGAGACATCACAGACCTCCTCAAGTCTCTGGTGGcgcttcctcagctgctgctccaggtcGGACGGGGGCCCCCGCAGCTCCTCCCGCAGCTGCCTCAGACGGAGGCTCTCCAGCACCCGCGGGAGCTCGGCCCTGTGCCGGGGCAGGATCCCCCTGTGGGGATGACAGACTTCAACCGGCCACCCCACCCGGCCACCCAGCTGGAGGCAGGCCCGTCCCTATGCCCACCTGCTGTGGCTGAAGAGCAGTTCCCGGTGCAGGTCCCGGTGGCTCCGGGACTCCCGTATCGGGTTTGGCACCTTCTTAGGCTGAATGAGGCCCCTGTGGCCATCAGGGGCCAGGTCCAGTGAGAGGACATCGCTCCTGTCACCTTCTGGAGGGGTAGGGGGATCAGTGGGGGATGGGAGCACCAGGGGGTGGGTCACCAGAAAAATGAAGTCACCAGTGGGAAAGGGTCACCAGGGAGGGGGTCATGGGGGGATGGGGTCACCACAAGGGGTGGGACAACCTGGGATAGGGTCACCGGCGGGTGGGGAGGAGCCACATGCCAGCACAGGGTGAGATCCTGGACACCAGccctgtgtcccccagcccctggagTCTTGTGGTGACATAGCCTGGAGTCCTCACAtgctgcccccagcaccccaaggGTCCCTGTGTAcaagtgtccctgtcccaggccACCCTGTGGTCCTCATATCCTCCCATCACCCCTTAGGGTCCTCATTATCCCTGGTGTACCCACCACCCATCAGGTGCCCATCACGTCTCAGGTTCCTGTTGTCCC carries:
- the LOC109145271 gene encoding protein FAM107B-like, producing the protein MIRWFCGAGPGCAPAPPAPRVQGQGELALRTWSLSKSERDDDKASRSSAVLEGDRSDVLSLDLAPDGHRGLIQPKKVPNPIRESRSHRDLHRELLFSHSRGILPRHRAELPRVLESLRLRQLREELRGPPSDLEQQLRKRHQRLEEHEREVAGPEPDPRPEFLLVRDSLRKMKLEEAGARQT